A DNA window from Daucus carota subsp. sativus chromosome 3, DH1 v3.0, whole genome shotgun sequence contains the following coding sequences:
- the LOC108211015 gene encoding uncharacterized protein LOC108211015 encodes MPPRRENPRRDNVNIGVAELAQLIAQAVTQALQQARQNQGNPGNNEEQQNQPDALAWFDRFVKQKPDSFHSAPQPIDAENWIVHLEKIFDALGCDDATKVRLAVYKLEGDAQRWWRGVKTIRGDAFFEALTWQGFTDLFYEQYFSKAEKDGYMREFNSIEQKHDESITEYLARFIRLAGFAGTSAGTAAQQAEKFKWGLKSSLRMSIISSRFWNVAEVADAAKDVEKERIDFRTNRSDSGRKRGRDDRLVTAQGRQGYGGQNSRYGQWRGQNQNRGGHTAHGQRQNQYSG; translated from the coding sequence ATGCCTCCTAGACGTGAGAATCCTAGGCGCGATAACGTTAACATTGGTGTAGCTGAGTTAGCTCAGTTGATAGCTCAAGCAGTGACTCAGGCTTTGCAACAAGCTAGGCAAAATCAGGGAAACCCAGGAAATAATGAGGAGCAACAAAATCAGCCTGATGCACTAGCTTGGTTCGATAGGTTTGTTAAGCAGAAACCGGATTCTTTTCATTCAGCACCACAGCCTATTGATGCTGAAAATTGGATTGTTCATCTTGAGAAGATTTTTGATGCATTGGGATGTGATGACGCTACAAAGGTGAGGTTGGCTGTGTATAAGTTAGAGGGGGATGCTCAGAGGTGGTGGAGAGGAGTGAAGACTATCAGGGGTGATGCATTTTTTGAGGCATTGACTTGGCAGGGGTTCACAGATTTGTTTTATGAGCAGTACTTCTCAAAGGCAGAGAAGGATGGTTATATGAGAGAGTTTAATTCTATTGAGCAGAAGCATGATGAGAGTATCACTGAGTATCTTGCGAGATTTATCAGGTTGGCGGGATTTGCTGGGACTTCTGCAGGGACTGCAGCACAGCAGGCAGAAAAATTTAAATGGGGGCTGAAGTCGTCTCTTAGGATGTCTATCATTTCTTCCAGATTTTGGAATGTAGCAGAGGTGGCTGATGCAGCCAAGGATGTTGAGAAGGAGCGTATAGACTTCCGGACTAACAGATCTGACAGTGGTCGTAAGAGGGGTAGAGATGATCGGCTAGTCACAGCACAGGGTAGACAGGGGTATGGTGGTCAGAACAGTCGGTATGGACAGTGGCGTGGACAGAACCAGAATAGGGGAGGTCATACAGCTCATGGTCAGAGGCAGAATCAGTATAGTGGTTAG